One window of the Vicia villosa cultivar HV-30 ecotype Madison, WI unplaced genomic scaffold, Vvil1.0 ctg.001502F_1_1, whole genome shotgun sequence genome contains the following:
- the LOC131635505 gene encoding protein LYK2-like has protein sequence MDRLEMMITFHMRVLFFFLWIFLSSFGKSLLTCETTSPHDSSYHCNENELQNHHCETFALFFTNSHFSSLSNLTLYLGLNRFSIAETNGFSAETEYLPRNHPLLIPIDCKCKKGGYFQAELTKTTIKGESFYDISQSLEGLTTCKAIKDNNLGVSPWNLDANHKLIIPLKCACPFSSFVIPKPKLLLSYPISENDTISNLALKFHITKEAILIANNLSSSSSEVLRIRSLEPFTSILIPLNANPFLDPLTKPKQPNSDFPRTNNISGIRPHKKSKMKKSELFIGLIGVAIGVFFSVVVTVFFIWLKKRKVEENSCKERDMELQHLNQSVRTTSDKKVSFEGSQDTLDSKIIDATSRKMLLETYTIEDLRKVTEDFSSSFHIEGSVFHGCLNGKNLAIKRVKTEILSKLELGLFHDSLHHHPNILNLLGLSISEESSESESFLVLEYAKNGSLKDWLHGGLAIKNQFIASCYCFLNWKQRLRICVDVASALDYMHNIMSPSYVHRNVKSRNIFLDEEFGAKLGNFGMASFVVNETEDPQFYSSNYASWSIGYLAPEYVHQGVVSTSIDIFAFGVVLLEVLSGQTPINGSSDRGEGSVWLSDKVKSILKSENGDVNELLREWIDSALGESYSFDEALKVANIAKACVEEDACLRPNAREIVEKLSTLLLEELPNEENQVLMSENSCKPLVDALGSNM, from the coding sequence ATGGACAGGTTAGAAATGATGATTACATTCCACATGAGAGTTTTGTTCTTTTTCCTTTGGATCTTTCTCTCTTCATTTGGTAAAAGCCTGTTAACCTGTGAAACAACATCACCACATGATTCTAGCTACCATTGTAATGAAAATGAGTTACAAAATCATCATTGTGAAACATTTGCACTCTTTTTCACAAACTCTCATTTTTCCTCCCTCTCCAACCTCACCCTATACTTAGGACTCAACAGGTTCTCCATAGCAGAAACCAATGGTTTCTCCGCGGAAACCGAGTACCTTCCTCGAAACCATCCTCTTCTTATACCAATTGATTGCAAATGCAAAAAAGGCGGTTATTTTCAAGCTGAATTGACAAAAACTACCATCAAAGGTGAGAGTTTTTATGACATTTCTCAATCACTTGAAGGCTTAACTACTTGCAAGGCTATTAAAGATAACAACCTTGGTGTCTCACCTTGGAACCTTGATGCTAATCACAAATTGATCATCCCTTTGAAATGTGCCTGCCCTTTTTCTTCCTTTGTCATACCAAAACCAAAACTTCTTCTTTCTTATCCTATAAGTGAAAATGATACTATTTCAAATTTGGCCTTAAAGTTCCATATTACAAAAGAAGCTATTCTTATTGCCAATAAcctctcatcatcatcttcagaaGTTCTTAGAATTAGAAGCTTAGAGCCTTTTACCTCTATTCTAATTCCATTGAATGCTAACCCTTTCCTTGATCCTTTAACTAAGCCAAAACAACCGAATTCGGATTTTCCAAGAACTAACAATATTTCAGGAATTAGGCCACATAAGAAGTCAAAAATGAAAAAGAGTGAGCTTTTTATTGGCCTAATTGGtgttgcaattggagttttcttttccGTCGTAGTAACCGTTTTCTTCATTTGGTTGAAGAAAAGAAAGGTGGAAGAAAATTCATGCAAAGAAAGAGATATGGAGCTACAACATCTGAATCAAAGTGTGAGAACCACAAGTGATAAGAAAGTTTCATTTGAGGGGTCACAGGACACTCTTGATAGTAAAATCATCGATGCAACGTCGCGTAAGATGTTGTTGGAGACATACACAATTGAGGATTTGAGAAAAGTGACAGAAGATTTCAGCTCAAGTTTTCACATTGAAGGGTCAGTTTTTCATGGTTGTTTAAATGGTAAGAACTTGGCAATCAAAAGAGTAAAAACCGAAATTCTGTCAAAATTAGAACTTGGCCTTTTCCATGACTCACTTCATCATCATCCAAACATATTGAACCTTCTTGGTTTAAGTATCTCAGAAGAGTCATCGGAGTCGGAATCTTTCTTGGTTTTAGAGTATGCTAAAAATGGTTCATTGAAAGATTGGCTTCATGGTGGCTTGGCCATCAAGAATCAGTTCATTGCTTCTTGCTActgtttcttgaattggaagcaAAGGCTTAGAATTTGTGTTGATGTGGCTAGTGCTTTGGATTACATGCACAATATTATGAGTCCAAGTTATGTGCATAGAAATGTGAAGAGTAGGAACATCTTTTTAGATGAAGAGTTTGGTGCAAAGTTAGGAAATTTTGGGATGGCAAGTTTTGTTGTGAATGAAACTGAGGACCCTCAATTTTATTCAAGCAATTATGCTTCTTGGAGCATTGGTTATTTAGCACCTGAATATGTTCACCAAGGTGTGGTTTCAACAAGCATTGACATCTTTGCATTTGGTGTGGTTTTGTTAGAGGTTTTATCTGGTCAAACACCTATAAATGGATCAAGTGATAGAGGTGAAGGGAGTGTTTGGCTTAGTGACAAAGTAAAGAGTATTTTGAAGTCAGAGAATGGTGATGTGAATGAGTTGTTAAGAGAGTGGATAGACAGTGCATTAGGTGAGAGTTACTCATTTGATGAAGCTTTGAAAGTTGCTAATATTGCAAAAGCTTGTGTGGAGGAAGATGCATGTTTGAGGCCTAATGCAAGAGAAATTGTTGAGAAGCTATCAACATTGTTGTTGGAGGAATTACCTAATGAGGAAAATCAAGTTTTGATGAGTGAAAATTCTTGCAAACCTCTTGTGGATGCACTAGGAAGCAATATGTGA
- the LOC131635491 gene encoding ribulose-phosphate 3-epimerase, cytoplasmic isoform-like, translated as MAVTPKIAPSMLSSDFANLASEAHRMINYGADWLHMDIMDGHFVPNLTMGAPIIESLRKHTKAYLDCHLMVTNPLDYVEPLGKAGASGFTFHIETSKDNWKELIQSIKSQRMKPGVAIKPGTSVEEVYPLVESENPVEMVLVMTVEPGFGGQKFMPEMMEKVRILRKKYPSLDIEVDGGLGPSTIDAAASAGANCIVAGSSVFGAPEPAHVISLLRNSVEKAQ; from the exons ATGGCAGTGACACCCAAAATTGCTCCTTCCATGCTCTCATCCGACTTCGCTAATTTGGCTTCCGAAGCTCATCGCATGATCAATTACGGCGCTGATTGGCTTCATATGGACATCATG GATGG GCACTTTGTTCCGAATTTAACTATGGGTGCTCCAATCATTGAAAGTTTGAGAAAGCACACAAA GGCTTATTTGGATTGTCACCTGATGGTTACAAATCCTCTTGATTATGTTGAACCTTTGGGAAAAGCTGGGGCTTCTGGGTTTACGTTTCATATAGAGACATCAAAAG ACAACTGGAAAGAACTTATTCAAAGTATTAAGTCACAACGCATGAAGCCTGGTGTAGCGATAAAGCCTGGAACATCGGTTGAAGAGGTTTATCCTCTG GTTGAATCCGAAAATCCCGTGGAAATGGTTCTTGTCATGACAGTAGAACCTGGATTTGGAGGACAAAAATTCATGCCAGAGATGATGGAAAAG GTTCGAATACTGAGGAAGAAGTATCCATCACTTGACATAGAG GTCGATGGTGGATTAGGGCCTTCAACCATAGACGCAGCTGCATCAGCAGGAGCGAATTGCATTGTTGCTGGAAGTTCAGTGTTTGGAGCCCCCGAGCCAGCTCATGTTATATCCTTACTGAGGAATTCTGTAGAGAAAGCACAGTAA